In Candidatus Zixiibacteriota bacterium, one DNA window encodes the following:
- a CDS encoding CvpA family protein, translating to MNWIDYVLIALLLVAIFIGSKRGLFSGIMGTIGLFLGVIVSINYVDKVTLRVLSNMKVSPVVVSFFSLIFLFAIVYLVVKLLAFLFYKVASLNPLGKMDKFGGIIFGFFQGWIVLGFVLILLIFPPLPLSLTNKIDTSTLGPIIRGSIPLIYQEAVFLHPQSPSFADKLKIALKQESPEGVKSPWESLGRTPPERTNRAEIIAQDLDEYFGKGNK from the coding sequence ATGAACTGGATTGATTACGTTTTAATTGCTTTGCTTTTGGTGGCGATCTTCATCGGCTCCAAGCGAGGACTCTTCAGCGGGATTATGGGGACGATCGGCCTTTTCCTTGGGGTGATTGTGTCCATCAACTATGTGGATAAAGTTACCTTAAGGGTTTTATCCAATATGAAGGTCTCGCCGGTGGTGGTCTCCTTTTTCAGCCTGATCTTCCTTTTCGCGATAGTTTACCTGGTAGTCAAGCTTCTGGCTTTTCTGTTTTACAAAGTGGCTTCTTTAAACCCGCTGGGGAAGATGGACAAGTTCGGTGGCATAATTTTTGGCTTCTTTCAGGGATGGATAGTTTTAGGATTTGTTCTGATCCTCTTGATCTTCCCGCCTCTGCCGCTGAGCCTGACCAATAAAATCGACACCTCTACTTTGGGTCCCATAATCCGGGGTTCAATTCCTTTGATCTATCAGGAAGCTGTTTTTCTCCATCCGCAAAGCCCCTCTTTTGCGGACAAGCTAAAAATAGCCCTAAAACAGGAGTCGCCAGAAGGGGTCAAAAGCCCATGGGAGTCTCTGGGCAGGACACCGCCTGAAAGAACCAACCGGGCCGAGATAATTGCCCAGGACCTGGATGAATATTTCGGAAAAGGAAATAAATAG